gagtctgctattattcttcttggttgcattctttgcttccaaaggatccttttacagttttacagatttcattatttATAACTTTATCGCTAAATTACcggttattttcataccgatgtatgttttcaattttcaaaatggcgggaAAAGTACGGCTTCGTATTTACAAATCAAGATGCGGGACATTCTCATCCAACAGAGGTTCAGTATCTCgagttcatccggggaaccatggtagatCTCTGATATGCGAGAATAGATGCTGGAGTGAAGACATCGGTCGATTTTTATGACTTTGGTATCATAAATATTTCGTACTAAAAATTGGTACCCCAAAAAAATCGCACCaaaataatcggaaaaaaatGTTAGGGTCTGCGGGTACAATTACGGTTGGTCGGGTTCCCTGAGCCtcacatctttttttattttggcctTAATACTGTGCGATACATGTGATAATGTTCTTGTTGGTACATGttctaaatatataaagatagctTTTCATTCAGAGATTTAAGTATGTACCGATACCTTTATTATCCAGTTCTGTTAGTAAATTTACGTTCAATGACTACAAAGTACAATTTTCCTAAAAATCTATTGCGAAGATTGGGTCATAGTTGTGACCTTCAGAAGTGTTAACAGGATCAAAGCAATATTTATTAAGAATAAAATTGAACTTTTGAAGCTATCTTCTGCTTTAAAGAAGATTACTATCTGTTTTATAATCCAGGTTGAATAAAAGATGGCATTGTTTGTATTTCTAAACATATTGATTTAAATGTGAAATATAATACCAAAATTTAACACAAACAAAGGTTTAGATAGAGATTTAAGTATATTCAATAACCTTATCAGCATAAAAATATCTGGAGTGTGATTTTAGTCACAAAAAGTAGACGTTTAAAATAATCTTATGacattctgaaatattttttatgtttcggaCGTAGGGCTCTGTTTCCGGaaataacattaataaaatattatcaaataacaGGCCtatattgtttatttaataaatCTCATGATTGTTTTGACAATAAGAAGTTTTGTTAGAGGCGAAAGCTTGGATATCAACACCATTGTGACTACTGATATTTTATcttaaacatataatatattcCAGTATCAAAGTCATGGCAGTGCCAGGTCGAAAGGTTTCCGATTTTCATGGATCAGTATCTAAAGGTTCAGCAGAGGATTTTGACCACAGCTGTGAACCATGCCTGGCTATTGGTCAGCATGTGGAAGCTCATGGATTTTGCATGGACTGTCAGGAATATCTGTGCAAAAACTGTTTTGCTTATCATCGACGGATAAAAGCTACGAAACATCATAATCTTCTTGATGTAGATAGCATTGGCAAACACACCATTCATAGTGCAGATTCAGCATTGTGCGTCGAAAAGTGTCATAAACACCAAAATGAGTGTATCAAGTTTTTCTGCACAAACCATGAATTTCTCGGATGTACTGATTGTATAACTCTGAACCACAGGACATGTAAAATTGATTACATACCTGATAAATGTGCACGAATTGGAGATAGTGGCGAGTACAGGGAAACAATGAAAGAACTGGATCGAAAGATAAATGAAATGGATGCCATGCTCAAAAAGGCAACACTACAAGACAAGGAGGTGGATTCCTCCTATGACCTAGTcataaaagaaattattaagtTCCGCAAAGAGATAAATGATCGCTTAGATCAATTACAACAGCAAATTCAGACAGATGCTGAGAAAAAGAAGTTCACAGATAAACAAAGAGTCAAAACGGTGATTGAAACATGTACAGCAACTTCTTCAGATATCATGAAATTCAAGTCAAGTCTTCAAGACAGCAAATCTTCCCAGCAGAATGGGCAACTTTACATCTTGATCAAGCAAGCAAAATCCAAACTAAAGTTGGATGATTTGAAGAATCTTCAAGAATCTTTGGATAAGACTAACATTCAATACATAtttgaaagaaacaaagaattagAGAACCTCCTTACTAACCAAGATATATTTGGGAAGTTGCATCTATCCACTACCCTGGTGAAGAAAGAGCAGAAGAACCTATCCATTACTCTGGTGACTCCAAGAAAGAAGAACGTATTTCATAAGTTAACTCAAGAAGGAGATATAAATGTAATGACAAAGTCTGATAAAAGGGAATGCTGGATCACAAAATGTGCAGTATTATCCTCTAACAAGGTCATGCTGGCTGATTACACCAACGACAAACTTAAAGTTGTGGACACACAAAGCAAAGCTGTGATAGAAGAGAAGAAACTTGACTCTGGACCATATGACATTGCTGTATTGCCTCAGAACCAGATTGCTGTAACAATGCCTGAAAGGAAAGAATTCCTTATAATGACAACAGCAAGTAAACTGTCAATCAGCCGAAGTATTCAAGTGAAAAAATATTGTAGAGGTATAACTTATCATCAACGTCATCTCTATGTGCTTTGCCAGGAATCAAATAGTGTGCTTATAATAGATATACAAGGTAAAGTCAATAACAAAATTTCCCTAACCAATGAGATATTTGCCAGCCCAAACTATATACTGCTCAGCGAAGATGCCAGACATATCTACATCAGTAACTGTAGCAGCAGCAGTGTTGTCAGTGTCACATTACAGGGTGATATATCAGCTGTATACAAGCACCAGGATCTTGGTAGACCAATGGGAATGGTGATGTTAGATGATGGATCATTGCTGGTGTGCTGCTACCATAACAACACAATACATCATATCTCAGGAGACTGGAAGAAAGGCCAGACAGTCTTAGATG
This Mercenaria mercenaria strain notata chromosome 17, MADL_Memer_1, whole genome shotgun sequence DNA region includes the following protein-coding sequences:
- the LOC123536503 gene encoding uncharacterized protein LOC123536503, with the translated sequence MAVPGRKVSDFHGSVSKGSAEDFDHSCEPCLAIGQHVEAHGFCMDCQEYLCKNCFAYHRRIKATKHHNLLDVDSIGKHTIHSADSALCVEKCHKHQNECIKFFCTNHEFLGCTDCITLNHRTCKIDYIPDKCARIGDSGEYRETMKELDRKINEMDAMLKKATLQDKEVDSSYDLVIKEIIKFRKEINDRLDQLQQQIQTDAEKKKFTDKQRVKTVIETCTATSSDIMKFKSSLQDSKSSQQNGQLYILIKQAKSKLKLDDLKNLQESLDKTNIQYIFERNKELENLLTNQDIFGKLHLSTTLVKKEQKNLSITLVTPRKKNVFHKLTQEGDINVMTKSDKRECWITKCAVLSSNKVMLADYTNDKLKVVDTQSKAVIEEKKLDSGPYDIAVLPQNQIAVTMPERKEFLIMTTASKLSISRSIQVKKYCRGITYHQRHLYVLCQESNSVLIIDIQGKVNNKISLTNEIFASPNYILLSEDARHIYISNCSSSSVVSVTLQGDISAVYKHQDLGRPMGMVMLDDGSLLVCCYHNNTIHHISGDWKKGQTVLDGLMRPQSICYNHHQQEVYIAGLCSQVKIMK